In Styela clava chromosome 6, kaStyClav1.hap1.2, whole genome shotgun sequence, the genomic window TTTATAAAGGAAATTAACTGTAAGAGACGACTGGGATTTGAGATTATGTATGTCATGATTACAAAATACATTATTATAATGAGTTGCATGCATATAGATGATGAGGTGCATACAAAAGACATTCAAGAGAACAACACTAAACTTTCAGTGGATAATATGTAGTTCTAAAAATATGCACCGAAGAAAATAACATTAGAACAACACtacaatttttgatttatttgattagTTGATTTATAGTTTTCACAAAACGAGATTTGAATTCAAAAGATATTATATCAACATCAATTCGCTTGAAATTGAAAAACCTAAACAAATTGGTAACAAATAATTTGACTACCCAAAAATTTAAGTTAacagcaataattttgatgaactTGACATTTGGAACATCATTTCGATTTAATAAATTCTTACTTTGCaacaatttgaaattaaaaattgattcatCATAGGTatacaaagaaaaataataaaaaagcgcTGGAACTTTCAAAAAGGAACTTTTGGAACTTGAGGGAACGAGAATGGTTGAATAACACACGGATTTACGTGTTGTTGAAACGGAGTTGACGGTATTGGCAATTTTAACCCGTTATCCGAGTTTAGAGCAAGTAGAGGAGGATGCTCTGTACTATTAAATACCATACTGTTTGTTGGAACTAATATTGTACTTGGAACTTGTATTACGGTTTGAGCTCTCACATGTTGATTTAAAACTTCATTTGTGTATAGATTCAAGGTAGTAAGAGCCCTGGATGGCAAACCTGTTGAGCTCGTTTGATTGCTTGTATTAGGCAGCATTGTTTTACCGTCAGACAAAGTCTCGCCCATGTTAAAACATGGAACGGAATGCAACAAGTTTTTCGAGCCTGATATTATCGTCGATTTGTTAAGTCCATTGTCATGGAGACTAGGCAAAACGACTTTATTTGGTGGATTCACCTTATGAAGCGGatctttttttaattcttcTAAAACAGCTGCAACTGAGGCTTGCGAAGCCGCGTTACATTTTGCAAAATTACCCTCGTCCATATTTTCAGGCAATCGAATCGGAGACATTAATTGAACAGGTGCAGTTACCATGAAAGTATCAGCACCTGGTAAACGATGACCTGCCCAACCTGCCATCATGATTTTTGCCAGTAGTGGATTAGAGTGAAGTAGATTCGGGTTAATGCCAAAAGGATAGTGATGATGAACCGCAGAAGGTGTTTGTGTTTGTCTATTAAACCATAAACCTGGCATTTGTTTTATACCTGGAGGAAGATCGTTATGATTCGAAATTTCTTTATTTGGAGGATTTGCCCACATTGTTGAATCAACGTCCATGTATTCAGAAACTGAATCAGCGTAAATTATTGGTTTTGCCAAATGCTTCGCAGCTATTTTAACACCAGAAAAATCAGTAGCCATACAATAAATCTTCACACCACTTCCATCGTTTGGCTTATTTATATTGGCATCATTTTCAATAGCACTGTCAGATTTTAATCTCGATTCTTTATCAAGTTGTCCGCTTTGCTTTGCGTTAGATGTTTTATCATGGGACGTTTTGATTGTGTTCACATTATCGGTTTCACCATCATTCTGTGGCATCCTTGTTTCTGTTATTTCCGAAGCTTCATTGTCATTTCTTCTCTCTTTTCCACCGGGAATGGCAGATTCAATCGTGGATAGTTTTCGCTGAATAAGAAAAAATGTGTTAAAACCATATGTCACATAATTAGGGCTGAGCACtgcgaatcgaatattcgaatagaTTTGAATATAGaatgattcgaatcgattcagaacaaaatttcgaatcacCGCCATCTTGCTTTTGTTCTTTTCATccatggtcgaggtgaattacccagtttttttttattgaagccatattttttcaatgcgattctgacatatgactattcTCTGTATAGTGATTTATTGATAAATagtgtttcttattgtgtgtgaatgatccgcaatctgtctgagtgacatATTCGATGTtctcagtaattcatttgttgacaataccaattacaataaaaaaaagtcgcatacaattacatatctcccATTAGCTCcccaagtattcaagattcgaaaaaaatattcgattctgaaatcatcaggtattcgaaattGCCCAGGCATAcacatattactaaaaaatcgTGCCCCAATCTATGTAATCCCCATGTTAAGAACACTATGACTACAACTTTAACAGCTATGCCAGTCGCCATTTAGTTtaactaaattaaataatttgaatcCATTAGACgctgaagaaatttttttcGCATTCTGACTACTGAAAACAATTCCATGACCGAAAATCGTTTTATACAAAGCAATACTATTAtcacacttttatttttttatagaaGTAATATACTATTGatgacaaataataacaaaatagttGATTAGAGCACATACCTTAGAATTCCTTTTGCTAGTAGCATCTAAATTCTCTTGACAAATAGGATGCttttgattttgatatttttcatcaattgtTACAGAATTGTTATTGCAATCAGTTGAAGAAGATTCATCAAAATCCTTAGATGTTGACGACTTTTCTGATATGATATTATTATCTTCTGATGATGTTTCTGAAGTTTCttcctttttgtttttgcaaagttttgtttttttcgaATCTTTTTCATTGCTTGATTTCTTCACCTTGGATTTAGTTTTTGCTGAAAGATATTTTATTGATTTAGTAATAGAAGTAGGAACATGATCATTATAGACAAGTATAGATTGTCTGTCACAACATCATAGTTGCAGTTTCTAAAAAAAACTACTTTCAATCCATtaggattaaaaaaaaaatttacgactGCTGACTCTGGTTGAAAAAATTATGATTCAGACAAACtctgaaaaatcaaattttaataatgaaagcctttttacttatcgatcttgagatcggtaagtatgttgataggtatttgtctgtatgtctgtctgttagatgcacgcgatatctcacaaaagcgagattgaatccgctccagattttgcatgtgcattcatcatatgtcggaccaaaagcctattgattttgagcgaattatgtcgtataattaacgagttattaatcaattagttatgggacacaaagtgtcactatggagtaagagcgctgttttaggGTATCCCCtcactttcgatcgataagtcttcggtctctgaccgatattctcgtttaattcTTGTTGAGAATACTTGGTTAACTTAGCGTTTTAAGTTTGCCAGAAATTTAAACTTTGATCAATACAGTTGCAAGTCTGTAATCCGACAGTAATTTTGACTTCAAAACTCATGAAACATGAATTTCACAGCTGATCTCAAGCTTATTTCCAGACAAAATTTTCGACTGCGATTAATATTATCTAATGTTTATCATTCCCTCTATTCCACCAAAGAGGCACTTCACTTCGAGTCAGTTAACTTAACTTAAAAGTTAAATTACTCAAAAACTGCTATTTAGCTGCCATGATATCCACCAGCCAAAATAGTTTAGAGAAGGGACGGTATTTACTTTATCACATGCCCTATAAGTATTTTGTCTAGTATAGCAATTTACTTAAAAGTGGCAAATATATATCAACTACCTAGTAAGACATACCTTCAGTTAATTTCTGcttttctaataaattttttcgacgATCAATTTCTTCTTgtggaaattgaaataaatcaatAACTTGATTTTCTTCACAAATACCACTGAAAAAACAATTAAAGAAAAGTTTTAGGACTCATGCAATTTTGTAAAGTTTGAACACAAAATGATCACATCATACTGGTTTTCCGCTCAAGTGATTCAtacttatttcaaatatttacttgAGAAAGAAATCCAAAATCAGGCATCAATCAGGGTAATGAATATAGATAAAAAGAAGGCTGTAGTTTTGCATACTTTGCATTTTCAAACGCTtggaaaaatggaaatatttggCTTTCCGCCATGCTAACAATTAAGCAGGAGTACTTGAACCACGAAGTTAGGACAGCATTTTGATATCCATACCCGAGAGAGAAAAGCCGATCATATGGTGAGCTATGGCCTCTTATAAGGTTACCAATCCTTATTGGGTATGGTAATATTCAACCGGTTTTTCGTTTTGAGATGCATGATCTTGATAGTGGTTTGCGAGAATTGTAATTGGTCATTGTGCACATGCTTggaatttgttttgaaaatgaagAATTCAACATTATTTCTGGTTGGCAAATGTAAGTTACCAGTAGATTACAGAACCTTTTTTCGGAGAGAAACACCATTTTGGTAACGGATACTTTGAAATTCATGACTACCACTTTTGCCTCACCTTATTACATTGTTAATCCATATAAATGATTGTTCAGGATAAAGTCTTTGATTAGCTAGCAATGTGATAGAAGAATATATCCATCTATATCCTCCGGATTTGTGCATCCACCTGTAGTATGGTGTTCTGACATGTCCTTTAGTCAATActgtcaataaaaaaaaaacatggttaAATTGGACGTTTCcctgacccttgaccccagaaaaattctccttATGCTTCACTattgcaaaaatttattttgagtgtgttttggagagttggcgcttgcaaactggtttacatgttcaaaaaccatcatttttgaaaaaaacttttcaacCATGTGATGCCAGCAGGTACTGATAGCTACTTTAACCTATTCTTTTCTgggactaatttttgaatattataccTAAACTAAAACAACTCGGAAAAcaagacaattaaattatttgatttacaactaatttttgaaacacacacaactaaaaactgacaaataacacatAAAGCCACAAAAGGTTTACACCCGTGCTGAAATATCTTTTTGAGCCGCGGCACAAATTGCAATTGTCGATTGGCATTATTACGGATGACATTAATACATCCATTATTACGAGAATTAATGAGCGAATCAATGCTAGCAGAAACATCCATGTAGTATCTGCATCATTT contains:
- the LOC120330900 gene encoding uncharacterized protein LOC120330900, with the translated sequence MMLVEDESSKNPVEESSSTKDESSPSNLTDLHCHQQHARNERLLNIRKLKSRNAARTRRGKENYEFYELAKLLPIPVETSSQLDKASIIRLTMSFLKLREFNFCVEPQWNLVNEGPPPNRTVKDASRSVKSALQQVAMTKIIEEQLGSRILQSLDGFMFVLNCSGRFLYVSESVSIFLGLSQVEMIGSSIFDYTYPDDRNELAVHLSVMLSPSKTDDVTMGSNNNTKKQPEKEKNCIRSFFIRMKSTLTKRGVTPKSSYYKVVHMCTRSQCPPTKRNGTKNLTTRSDCNNLSKDSNATHNPIGLIGFGASLPPYSLSELPLHENIFTMRVNPTLNFTYCDPAIEDMLGYNVRDVVGQSFYHSIHAGDVNKIKKCHIELLTKGHVRTPYYRWMHKSGGYRWIYSSITLLANQRLYPEQSFIWINNVISGICEENQVIDLFQFPQEEIDRRKNLLEKQKLTEAKTKSKVKKSSNEKDSKKTKLCKNKKEETSETSSEDNNIISEKSSTSKDFDESSSTDCNNNSVTIDEKYQNQKHPICQENLDATSKRNSKRKLSTIESAIPGGKERRNDNEASEITETRMPQNDGETDNVNTIKTSHDKTSNAKQSGQLDKESRLKSDSAIENDANINKPNDGSGVKIYCMATDFSGVKIAAKHLAKPIIYADSVSEYMDVDSTMWANPPNKEISNHNDLPPGIKQMPGLWFNRQTQTPSAVHHHYPFGINPNLLHSNPLLAKIMMAGWAGHRLPGADTFMVTAPVQLMSPIRLPENMDEGNFAKCNAASQASVAAVLEELKKDPLHKVNPPNKVVLPSLHDNGLNKSTIISGSKNLLHSVPCFNMGETLSDGKTMLPNTSNQTSSTGLPSRALTTLNLYTNEVLNQHVRAQTVIQVPSTILVPTNSMVFNSTEHPPLLALNSDNGLKLPIPSTPFQQHVNPCVIQPFSFPQVPKVPF